A DNA window from Bdellovibrio sp. BCCA contains the following coding sequences:
- the lspA gene encoding signal peptidase II, which translates to MKKKYIWLVLISGILVALDQVVKIYVHTHFHLGESVSVIPNFFNLTYVRNFGAAFGFLAESHPSFRELFFLSMPPIALVIILGILRGVKDTDTKQIIALASIFGGAIGNYIDRLRFRYVIDFLDFHLYNRWSWPAFNIADMAIVGGVGLLLLLMFIENKKKEKAEGAK; encoded by the coding sequence ATGAAGAAAAAATACATCTGGCTTGTCCTTATTTCCGGCATCCTTGTCGCCCTTGATCAAGTTGTGAAAATTTACGTTCACACGCATTTCCACTTGGGCGAATCCGTGAGTGTGATTCCGAATTTCTTTAATCTTACTTATGTACGAAACTTCGGCGCGGCTTTCGGATTTTTGGCGGAAAGCCATCCTTCCTTCCGTGAGTTGTTTTTCCTTTCAATGCCGCCAATTGCGTTGGTGATTATTCTAGGAATTTTGCGTGGAGTGAAAGACACGGACACAAAACAGATCATCGCTCTTGCGAGTATCTTTGGTGGCGCGATTGGAAACTACATTGATCGTTTGCGCTTTCGCTATGTGATCGACTTTTTGGATTTCCACCTTTACAACCGTTGGAGCTGGCCAGCCTTCAACATCGCCGACATGGCGATTGTCGGCGGAGTGGGACTCTTGCTTCTTTTGATGTTCATCGAAAACAAAAAGAAAGAAAAAGCAGAAGGCGCCAAGTAG
- a CDS encoding response regulator transcription factor produces the protein MMDFKGKKLLLVEDDQGLREVLTEELQERGLQVTAFAQTPTLNALQSFDWALLDLRVGSENSLDFLRELKVKNPQIKVVMMSGFGSVASAVKAMQLGAHNFISKPVTPDMILKAFTDQTVGEEVPDQEISLARMEREYIDYILQSSDGNITQAAKKLGLHRQSLQRKLRKNIPNK, from the coding sequence ATGATGGACTTCAAAGGAAAAAAACTTTTACTCGTCGAAGACGACCAGGGATTGCGCGAAGTTCTCACCGAAGAACTGCAAGAACGCGGTCTGCAAGTCACAGCCTTTGCACAAACGCCAACACTCAATGCTTTGCAAAGTTTCGACTGGGCTCTTTTAGATCTGCGTGTGGGCTCTGAAAACAGTTTGGATTTTTTACGCGAACTGAAAGTCAAAAATCCGCAAATCAAAGTCGTGATGATGAGTGGCTTTGGCAGCGTCGCTTCAGCAGTAAAGGCGATGCAACTAGGCGCACACAATTTTATTTCAAAGCCAGTAACTCCCGACATGATTCTAAAAGCCTTCACGGATCAAACCGTGGGCGAAGAAGTTCCCGATCAGGAAATTTCTTTAGCACGCATGGAGCGTGAATATATCGATTATATTCTGCAAAGCTCTGACGGCAACATCACTCAAGCAGCGAAGAAGCTCGGCCTTCATCGCCAAAGCCTGCAAAGAAAACTTCGCAAAAACATTCCGAATAAATAA
- a CDS encoding metal ABC transporter substrate-binding protein: protein MSKFIFSVLFLVSVSAFAKIKVVATQPDIAEVVQAIGGDQVEVQTLLKGSEDPHYAEARPDFILKVNRADVVCSVGLDLEIGWLPKVLSKSGNEKVQEGGPGFCALGKSVKALEVPTGVIDRSLGDVHPHGNPHFVLSPEKLAEGGAEVVRVLSQVLPAKSSEFEKNYDAFKKKMTELHARLAKTVKKVKVMEYHKEFTYFFNAYGLESLGSLEEKPGMPPSAARIAQVAKMAKDNKVAVLFATPSAPHKTLERFHELSGVPVVTVPSYVQSSGSTDAKNIEALQNLLVKSIP from the coding sequence ATGAGTAAATTTATTTTTTCAGTGCTTTTTTTAGTTTCTGTTTCCGCTTTCGCAAAAATCAAGGTTGTGGCAACACAACCGGATATCGCTGAGGTAGTTCAAGCCATTGGTGGCGATCAAGTGGAAGTTCAAACTCTTTTGAAAGGATCGGAAGATCCTCACTATGCGGAAGCTCGCCCTGATTTTATTTTAAAAGTGAATCGCGCTGACGTGGTTTGCTCCGTGGGCCTTGATTTGGAAATCGGTTGGTTGCCAAAAGTTTTAAGCAAATCGGGAAATGAAAAAGTTCAAGAAGGCGGACCTGGATTCTGCGCTCTTGGAAAAAGTGTGAAGGCTTTAGAGGTTCCAACAGGTGTGATTGATCGCTCTTTGGGTGATGTGCACCCTCATGGAAATCCTCACTTCGTTTTATCTCCAGAAAAATTGGCTGAAGGTGGCGCAGAAGTGGTGCGCGTGTTGTCGCAAGTACTCCCTGCTAAAAGCTCTGAGTTTGAGAAAAATTATGATGCATTCAAAAAGAAGATGACAGAACTTCACGCTCGTTTGGCTAAGACGGTCAAGAAAGTCAAAGTGATGGAGTACCATAAAGAATTCACTTACTTCTTTAATGCTTACGGTTTGGAGTCCCTCGGTTCTTTAGAGGAAAAGCCGGGAATGCCGCCATCAGCGGCGCGCATTGCTCAAGTGGCTAAGATGGCAAAGGACAACAAAGTTGCGGTGCTGTTCGCAACCCCGTCAGCTCCCCATAAAACTTTGGAACGCTTTCATGAGCTTTCGGGAGTTCCCGTGGTAACTGTTCCTTCTTACGTTCAGAGCAGTGGCAGCACAGATGCAAAGAACATTGAAGCTTTGCAAAACTTGTTAGTAAAATCCATTCCATGA
- a CDS encoding ATP-binding cassette domain-containing protein, with protein sequence MSQILEVQNLRAKSREGKYLSPAVSFELLAGEVLFLRGENGAGKSTLLKTLLGLHKYYEGQFHFLIPDSDIQYLPQLGNLHFHLPLTLKDMLSSSEDIPASLIKGIDLDKKWNTASGGERQKILLAATLGKKPRLLVLDEPFNHVDKESIQVLEEALAQFLKEHPESSLVLVSHRAFIQDWAKVRFLEIR encoded by the coding sequence ATGAGTCAGATTCTTGAAGTTCAAAACTTAAGAGCCAAAAGCCGTGAAGGAAAATATCTTTCTCCTGCGGTGAGTTTTGAACTTCTTGCCGGAGAAGTGCTTTTCTTGCGCGGTGAAAATGGCGCGGGAAAAAGCACTTTGCTGAAAACTCTTTTGGGCCTTCACAAATATTACGAAGGCCAATTTCATTTTCTTATTCCTGATTCGGATATTCAATATTTGCCTCAACTTGGAAACCTGCATTTTCATTTGCCGCTGACTTTAAAAGACATGCTGTCTTCTTCTGAAGACATTCCTGCCTCTTTGATTAAAGGCATTGATCTGGATAAAAAATGGAATACGGCGAGCGGCGGAGAACGTCAGAAGATTTTGCTGGCGGCTACACTTGGTAAGAAACCACGTTTGCTTGTACTGGATGAGCCTTTTAATCACGTTGATAAAGAATCCATCCAAGTTTTGGAAGAAGCTTTAGCTCAATTTTTAAAAGAGCACCCGGAAAGTTCTTTAGTTTTAGTTTCTCATCGCGCCTTTATCCAAGATTGGGCCAAAGTTCGTTTTCTGGAGATCCGATGA
- a CDS encoding sensor histidine kinase, with the protein MPGLIRFRWIAIACLILGTLPLLKWGFLQTRDVPYFIAVLALLATFNVLAQGIWPREESARQKHVLVNLWVDLLAAVGLLFVSGSANNPFISILCIHAFLGGMLLKQKSSYLFGLTVLALLGLLQFETYLDAKVTVGADTSEMLLSFLSQWVLVTASWFVSHYFSGLLHKNEQRIRLLQDRQHQADRLKALGALTAGFSHQLATPMNSLKLRMERGLRKLTNEDSPAKEEFEKAQSSLDECVRVFQHMASVFSRSSQSELQKVQVELLTADLLKVWEKENEPVSVEKHFTTETLPCRLQVLAFSQTFFDLLNNAYEASPEGSTIYVRLFKQDSWIVLEVTDRGEGLSKEILSRLGEPFVTSKADGNGLGLYSASMMAQGAGGEFKIFNNTSGRGATAQICLPVEEL; encoded by the coding sequence ATGCCAGGATTAATTCGTTTTCGTTGGATTGCCATTGCCTGTTTGATTCTAGGAACTTTGCCGCTTCTAAAATGGGGCTTTTTGCAAACACGTGATGTGCCGTACTTCATCGCTGTTCTTGCGCTGCTTGCCACTTTCAATGTGTTAGCTCAAGGGATTTGGCCTCGTGAGGAATCGGCAAGACAAAAACACGTTCTCGTGAATCTGTGGGTGGATCTACTGGCTGCCGTCGGTTTGCTTTTTGTGAGTGGATCGGCGAACAATCCTTTTATCAGCATTTTATGCATTCACGCTTTTTTAGGCGGGATGCTTTTAAAACAAAAATCTTCGTATCTTTTTGGTCTGACTGTTTTAGCTCTCTTAGGTCTTTTGCAATTTGAAACTTATCTCGACGCCAAAGTCACGGTAGGAGCTGACACTTCCGAAATGTTATTAAGTTTTCTTTCGCAATGGGTTTTGGTCACAGCCTCCTGGTTTGTGAGTCACTACTTCTCAGGACTTCTCCATAAAAACGAACAGCGCATCCGTCTTTTACAAGATCGCCAACACCAAGCTGATCGTTTGAAAGCCTTAGGTGCGTTGACGGCGGGGTTTTCCCATCAGTTGGCGACACCCATGAACTCCTTAAAACTTCGCATGGAGCGCGGTCTTAGAAAACTCACGAATGAAGATTCACCTGCCAAAGAAGAATTTGAAAAAGCGCAAAGTTCTTTAGACGAATGTGTACGTGTGTTTCAGCACATGGCTTCGGTGTTCTCGCGCTCGTCCCAATCAGAACTGCAAAAAGTCCAAGTAGAGCTTCTCACCGCAGATCTTTTAAAAGTATGGGAAAAAGAAAACGAACCAGTGTCCGTTGAAAAACATTTTACGACGGAAACCTTACCCTGCCGTTTACAGGTTCTCGCTTTTTCACAAACTTTTTTTGATCTTCTCAATAATGCCTATGAAGCGTCACCAGAAGGTTCTACGATTTACGTGCGCCTTTTTAAACAAGACTCGTGGATTGTTTTAGAGGTCACAGATCGCGGAGAGGGTCTTTCCAAAGAAATTCTTTCGCGCTTAGGGGAGCCTTTCGTAACAAGCAAAGCTGACGGCAATGGCCTTGGACTTTACTCAGCTTCGATGATGGCGCAAGGTGCGGGTGGCGAATTTAAAATCTTCAATAATACTTCAGGCCGAGGGGCAACAGCGCAAATCTGTCTGCCGGTGGAGGAATTATGA